In the Apteryx mantelli isolate bAptMan1 chromosome 1, bAptMan1.hap1, whole genome shotgun sequence genome, one interval contains:
- the LOC106490699 gene encoding acetylserotonin O-methyltransferase-like, whose product MGSTEDLDYPQIIFQYTNGFLVSKVLFTACELGVFDLLLESGEPLSPDAIAARLGTSPSGMERLLDACVGLKLLAVEKEETNMKESSKDAFQTLCRSEEEMLKFMAGQNAIWSICGRDVLAAFDLSPFRHIYDLGGGGGALAQECVSVYPNSTVTIYDLPKVVQVAKEWFVPSEERRITFHEGGGVLLVKSLLNEDKSRPILSHLYSVHMLVQTEGKERTPAEYSNLLQAAGFTEIQVKRIGNFYDAILGRK is encoded by the exons ATGGGCTCCACAGAAGACCTTGACTATCCTCAAATCATATTCCAATACACCAATGGCTTTTTAGTCTCAAAG GTGTTGTTTACTGCCTGTGAGTTGGGAGTGTTTGATCTACTGCTGGAGTCAGGAGAGCCCCTGTCTCCAGATGCCATTGCTGCACGCTTGGGTACTAGCCCCAGCGGGATGGAAAGACTTCTGGATGCTTGTGTGGGACTGAAGCTATTGGCAGTAGag aaggAAGAAACCAATATGAAAGAATCATCTAAAGACGCTTTTCAAACATTGTGTAG ATCAGaagaagaaatgctgaaattCATGGCTGGCCAGAACGCAATATGGAGTATATGTGGTCGAGATGTTCTTGCTGCGTTTGACCTTTCCCCTTTCAGGCATATTTATGACCTGGGAG GAGGTGGAGGAGCTTTGGCGCAGGAGTGTGTTTCTGTGTACCCAAACTCCACAGTCACAATTTACGACCTGCCGAAAGTCGTGCAAGTGGCCAAAGAGTGGTTTGTTCCCTCTGAGGAGCGTCGGATCACTTTCCATGAAG GTGGTGGAGTGCTGCTGGTCAAATCACTTCTGAATGAAGATAAAAGTAGACCTATACTTAGCCATCTGTATTCTGTGCATATGCTGGTACAGACTGAAGGAAAAGAGCGAACACCAGCagagtacagcaatctcctgcaggcagctggcttcacagagatTCAAGTCAAGAGAATTGGAAACTTCTATGATGCTATTTTAGGAAGGAAGTAa